One region of Priestia megaterium genomic DNA includes:
- a CDS encoding spore coat protein, with protein MYPRPTKCMPPIVHPTKCCTQFTSQEVVVPHIHPSHNTLVNHTNVKHVHYFPQTQSVVNETSNQQFFGGAQQYPTQVGGAGYPGQMGGYPGQGGYPGQVAGASYPGQGGYPGQVGGAGFPGQGGYPGQVAGASYPGHKGCGQGSCHTKGAHQGPNSGYFR; from the coding sequence ATGTATCCAAGACCAACAAAATGTATGCCACCAATTGTGCATCCAACAAAATGCTGCACACAGTTTACTTCTCAGGAGGTAGTTGTACCTCACATTCATCCAAGTCATAATACATTGGTGAATCATACAAATGTGAAGCACGTGCATTACTTCCCGCAAACACAATCTGTTGTAAATGAAACTTCAAATCAACAGTTTTTTGGCGGTGCGCAGCAATATCCAACTCAAGTAGGTGGAGCAGGCTATCCAGGTCAAATGGGAGGCTACCCAGGTCAAGGAGGTTACCCAGGTCAAGTAGCAGGTGCTAGTTATCCAGGCCAAGGAGGCTACCCAGGTCAAGTAGGTGGAGCTGGTTTTCCAGGCCAAGGAGGTTACCCAGGTCAAGTAGCAGGCGCTAGTTATCCTGGACACAAAGGTTGCGGCCAAGGAAGCTGTCATACAAAAGGCGCGCATCAAGGACCTAATTCAGGGTATTTTAGATAA
- a CDS encoding DUF1273 domain-containing protein, with the protein MKVLTVTGYKPFELGIFNEKHQGITYIKKALYKKLQELVEDGLEWVLISGQLGVEIWAAEVVFDLQLDYPELQLAVLTPFLEQEEKWNDVNKELYEFVLSQADYVDSITKKKYESPAQFRLKNQFLVEKSEGICLVYDEEHEGSPKYMLETAKKRAEREEYPIIMVTSHDLQDIVDEEKFSSF; encoded by the coding sequence ATGAAGGTGCTAACGGTTACTGGTTATAAGCCATTCGAACTTGGAATTTTTAATGAAAAACATCAAGGCATTACATACATAAAAAAAGCGCTCTATAAAAAATTACAGGAATTAGTAGAAGATGGATTAGAATGGGTATTGATTAGTGGCCAGCTAGGAGTAGAGATTTGGGCAGCAGAAGTGGTATTTGATCTGCAGCTCGATTATCCCGAGCTTCAGTTAGCTGTTTTAACCCCATTTTTGGAGCAGGAAGAAAAATGGAATGACGTCAATAAAGAATTGTATGAATTTGTCTTAAGTCAAGCAGATTATGTAGATAGCATCACAAAAAAGAAATATGAAAGTCCAGCACAGTTTCGGTTAAAAAATCAATTTTTAGTAGAAAAAAGTGAAGGTATTTGTTTAGTTTACGACGAAGAGCACGAAGGAAGTCCTAAATATATGTTAGAAACGGCTAAAAAGCGTGCTGAACGAGAAGAATACCCTATTATAATGGTGACGTCTCACGACTTACAGGATATCGTGGATGAAGAAAAATTTTCGTCTTTTTAA
- the gpsB gene encoding cell division regulator GpsB has protein sequence MLADKIRLTAKEILEKEFKTGMRGYNQEEVDKYLDSVIKDYEAFHEEIEALQTENLRLKKQVEELSKKPQQPSFTPPPAQQQQQAGTTNFDILKRLSNLEKHVFGSKLYE, from the coding sequence ATGTTAGCTGATAAAATTCGTTTAACGGCCAAAGAAATTTTAGAAAAAGAATTTAAAACAGGCATGAGAGGCTATAATCAAGAAGAAGTAGATAAGTATCTAGATTCTGTTATTAAAGATTATGAAGCATTTCATGAAGAAATTGAAGCATTACAAACTGAAAATTTACGCTTAAAAAAGCAAGTAGAAGAGTTATCTAAAAAGCCGCAACAACCTTCGTTTACCCCGCCGCCGGCTCAACAGCAGCAGCAAGCGGGTACGACAAACTTTGATATTTTAAAACGTTTGTCAAACTTAGAAAAACATGTGTTTGGAAGTAAATTATACGAATAA
- a CDS encoding lmo0954 family membrane protein — translation MKKVGLFLIGAVAAIVLLANAGPMVGLALGLVILYVAFKGFVKAETPFKKWFWGFIGVVVLLTTVSNLPALAGIIAAVVLYIVYKKWNSSRPIKMEKEDPFKHFERQWADLNQK, via the coding sequence ATGAAAAAAGTTGGTTTGTTTTTGATTGGAGCGGTAGCTGCTATCGTTCTTCTTGCAAATGCTGGCCCCATGGTAGGACTTGCGCTTGGCTTGGTTATTTTGTACGTAGCATTTAAAGGGTTTGTTAAAGCAGAGACCCCCTTTAAAAAATGGTTCTGGGGGTTTATTGGTGTCGTCGTACTCTTAACAACCGTTTCAAACCTTCCGGCTCTTGCTGGTATCATCGCAGCAGTAGTACTTTACATTGTATATAAAAAGTGGAACAGCAGCAGGCCTATAAAAATGGAAAAAGAAGATCCGTTTAAGCACTTTGAACGTCAGTGGGCTGACTTAAATCAAAAATAA
- a CDS encoding PspA/IM30 family protein → MRNLFTRMKETISADLHQLLDHKEQKNPIASLNHYLRQCEQETEKVRQLVERQHTLKEQFNREYHLALDMMKKRHEQAQVAQAAEEAELHEFIVKEHAHYEERAKRVKESYEDASKQLEELEQKYEEMKHKVKDMHIRRMELMGRENIARAHHRMNSVMKTEASYASYSQFDEMETYIDQLENQINTNYYRQTVDSKIAELEKRVKSS, encoded by the coding sequence ATGAGAAACTTATTTACTCGAATGAAAGAAACGATTTCTGCAGACCTTCATCAATTACTTGATCACAAAGAACAAAAAAATCCAATTGCTTCGTTAAATCACTATTTGCGCCAATGCGAGCAGGAGACTGAAAAGGTAAGGCAGCTTGTTGAGCGGCAGCACACGTTAAAAGAGCAGTTTAATCGCGAATACCATCTGGCACTTGACATGATGAAAAAACGTCATGAGCAAGCACAAGTGGCGCAAGCAGCTGAAGAAGCAGAATTACATGAATTTATTGTAAAAGAGCATGCTCACTACGAAGAGAGAGCAAAGCGTGTAAAAGAATCTTATGAAGATGCATCCAAGCAGTTAGAAGAGCTTGAACAAAAGTATGAAGAAATGAAGCATAAGGTAAAAGATATGCATATTCGCCGTATGGAACTAATGGGGCGCGAAAATATTGCCCGTGCGCACCATCGTATGAATTCAGTAATGAAAACGGAAGCATCTTATGCGTCCTACAGTCAGTTTGACGAAATGGAAACCTATATTGACCAGCTTGAAAATCAAATTAATACAAATTACTACAGACAAACGGTAGACAGCAAGATTGCTGAATTAGAAAAAAGAGTAAAATCATCGTAA
- the liaF gene encoding cell wall-active antibiotics response protein LiaF produces MQSVNKTESLMFIFICSLFVLFIEIMFFHSGLIFSVLIAGAFMYIGRKKMRRKLGRMLFWIGVIGLVLNIFNTVAFKFLVIALFLYFLLRFIQLRKHPVEFRPTDELTQQPNQSLVQVRPVLTNKLLGSQRTEDSVYEWDDINIQSVWGDIVIDLSNTVLPKGDAVIFIRQVFGNIKVLIPYETEVSVNHSKLAGNVTVFGHQRGFSFNENLSIKTEEFDQSAHRVKIVTTVVIGDLEVQRI; encoded by the coding sequence GTGCAAAGCGTAAACAAAACAGAATCTCTTATGTTCATTTTTATTTGCAGCTTATTTGTCCTGTTTATTGAAATTATGTTTTTTCACAGCGGCTTGATCTTTTCTGTATTAATTGCCGGTGCGTTCATGTATATTGGGCGAAAAAAAATGAGAAGAAAATTAGGGCGTATGTTATTTTGGATTGGCGTTATTGGGCTTGTGTTGAATATATTTAATACGGTTGCCTTTAAGTTTTTAGTTATTGCTCTTTTCCTGTACTTTTTACTTAGATTTATTCAATTACGAAAGCATCCGGTTGAATTTAGACCAACTGACGAGTTGACACAGCAGCCAAACCAAAGTTTGGTTCAGGTCCGGCCGGTTTTGACGAATAAACTTCTTGGTAGTCAAAGAACCGAAGACTCCGTATACGAATGGGATGATATTAATATTCAAAGCGTATGGGGAGACATTGTGATTGATTTAAGCAATACTGTTCTGCCAAAAGGCGATGCGGTTATCTTTATTCGTCAAGTGTTTGGAAATATTAAAGTGCTCATTCCTTACGAAACAGAAGTATCTGTGAATCATTCTAAACTAGCAGGAAACGTAACGGTTTTTGGCCATCAGCGCGGCTTTTCGTTCAATGAAAATTTGTCTATCAAAACAGAGGAATTTGATCAATCTGCTCATAGGGTGAAGATTGTTACAACTGTTGTGATTGGAGATTTAGAGGTGCAAAGGATATGA
- a CDS encoding sensor histidine kinase: MSILQRQLLWGIFLSFFVFVSVLFTVFFAYPVFQLSDLWKTSVFGMPFVLFSFSLSLTIGSVIGGIMGFMWRQQWTYVENRLYEIENGHRHMSANEPLIQETSRIISRLNKVDHKMILQAQQSQKMATEKVENQQKQVQEIVSQERNRLARELHDSVSQQLFAASMLMSAITESNLTLQDSEAKQLKMVEKMINQSQLEMRALLLHLRPAALKGKSLQAGMKELMNELAQKVPLELNWKIEGFELDKGIEDHLFRILQESVSNTLRHANATALDVLLIKRDFSIILRILDNGVGFDVEKEKVGSYGLQNMYERAVEIGGLLKIISLPDKGTKLEVKVPLVEREEKQND; the protein is encoded by the coding sequence ATGAGTATTCTTCAACGGCAGTTATTGTGGGGGATTTTCTTAAGTTTTTTTGTATTTGTATCCGTGCTCTTTACCGTGTTTTTTGCATATCCTGTTTTTCAACTTAGCGACTTATGGAAAACGAGCGTATTTGGCATGCCTTTTGTGCTGTTTTCCTTCAGTTTAAGCCTTACGATTGGAAGCGTGATTGGAGGAATCATGGGGTTTATGTGGAGACAGCAGTGGACATATGTTGAAAACCGATTATATGAAATAGAAAATGGCCACCGGCATATGTCGGCAAATGAACCGCTTATTCAAGAAACGTCTCGAATTATAAGCCGTTTAAACAAAGTAGATCATAAAATGATTCTTCAAGCGCAGCAATCTCAAAAGATGGCAACGGAAAAAGTGGAAAATCAGCAAAAGCAAGTGCAAGAAATTGTTTCTCAAGAACGAAATCGGCTTGCTAGAGAACTGCATGACTCCGTTAGTCAGCAGCTATTTGCCGCTTCGATGCTTATGTCTGCTATTACGGAATCCAATCTTACGCTACAAGACTCTGAAGCTAAGCAATTAAAGATGGTTGAAAAAATGATTAATCAATCACAGCTTGAAATGAGGGCTTTGCTTCTTCATCTTCGTCCTGCAGCATTAAAAGGAAAATCGCTACAGGCTGGAATGAAAGAACTGATGAATGAGCTTGCTCAAAAAGTACCGCTTGAATTAAATTGGAAAATAGAAGGGTTTGAACTTGATAAAGGCATTGAAGACCACTTGTTTAGAATTTTGCAAGAATCCGTATCAAATACGCTGCGTCATGCAAATGCAACAGCTTTAGACGTGCTGCTGATCAAACGTGACTTTTCCATTATTTTACGTATTTTGGATAACGGAGTTGGTTTTGATGTAGAAAAGGAGAAAGTCGGATCGTACGGTCTGCAAAATATGTATGAACGCGCAGTTGAAATTGGAGGCCTATTAAAAATTATTAGTTTGCCCGACAAAGGAACAAAGCTAGAAGTAAAAGTACCGTTAGTAGAAAGAGAGGAGAAGCAAAATGATTAA
- a CDS encoding response regulator, whose amino-acid sequence MINVLLVDDHEMVRIGVGAYLSAQTDIHVIAEAANGQQAVELGLQLRPDIILMDLVMEEMDGIEATKQLIKQWPEAKVIIVTSFLDDEKVYPALEAGATSYLLKTSKAGEIAAAIRRTYEGESVLEPEVTGKMMSKMRKPSLPHEELTAREMEILLLMTQGKTNQEIADELFIALKTVKTHVSNLLSKLDVQDRTQAVIYAFKHKLAQ is encoded by the coding sequence ATGATTAATGTACTGTTAGTAGATGACCATGAAATGGTTCGTATTGGCGTAGGAGCGTATTTGTCGGCTCAAACAGACATTCATGTAATAGCTGAAGCAGCCAATGGCCAACAGGCCGTTGAATTAGGGCTTCAGCTGCGCCCGGATATTATTTTAATGGATTTAGTCATGGAAGAAATGGACGGGATTGAAGCAACAAAACAGCTCATTAAGCAGTGGCCGGAAGCAAAAGTAATTATTGTCACTAGCTTTCTAGATGACGAAAAAGTATATCCCGCTCTAGAGGCAGGGGCAACAAGCTACTTATTAAAAACGTCTAAAGCAGGAGAAATTGCAGCTGCTATTCGCCGTACATATGAGGGGGAATCTGTATTAGAGCCTGAAGTAACCGGTAAAATGATGTCTAAAATGAGAAAGCCGTCTTTACCTCATGAAGAACTCACAGCTCGTGAAATGGAAATTTTACTTTTAATGACACAAGGTAAAACAAATCAAGAGATTGCAGACGAATTATTTATTGCGCTAAAGACGGTAAAAACACATGTGAGCAATTTATTAAGTAAGCTGGATGTGCAGGACCGAACTCAAGCCGTCATTTATGCCTTTAAACACAAATTAGCGCAGTGA
- a CDS encoding glycoside hydrolase family 13 protein: MEKKWWKEAVAYQIYPRSFMDSNGDGIGDIQGVISKLDYLSDLGIDVIWICPIYQSPNDDNGYDISDYKDIMKDFGTMEDFDELLDEVHHRGMKLIMDLVINHTSDEHPWFLESRSAKENPYRDYYIWHEGKDGKEPNNWESIFSGSAWEFDEKTKEYYMHVFSKKQPDLNWENEKVRHELYEMVNWWLDKGIDGFRVDAISHIKKVAGFPDLPNPEKLDYVPSFEGHMNRPGIQEHLKELKEKTFAKYDIMTVGEANGVTSDSADEWVAEDGGNFNMIFQFEHMGLWDKGEEKPLDLIELKTILTNWQNGLEKINGWNALYLENHDQIRSVNKFGSTAYRVESAKCLAALYFLMKGTPFIYQGQELGMTNVKFDSIDDYDDVGMINYYRIQREKGDSHDEIMKVIWETGRDNSRTPMQWNTEKSAGFSTGNPWMKVNPNYVDINVEEQKSDKNSVLNFYKQLIKIRKQHDVLVYGTYKLLAEEDSAIYAYTRTLEGKTAVVICNMSPNNQTFEFPSESSFTNIEVLIHNYPLDKNETLEQCTLHPYETRVYLLS, translated from the coding sequence ATGGAAAAGAAATGGTGGAAAGAAGCTGTTGCGTATCAAATCTATCCGCGAAGCTTCATGGATTCAAACGGCGACGGAATTGGTGACATTCAAGGGGTTATTTCAAAATTAGACTATTTATCTGATCTTGGAATTGATGTCATTTGGATTTGCCCGATTTATCAGTCTCCTAACGACGATAATGGCTACGATATCAGTGATTATAAAGATATTATGAAAGATTTTGGAACAATGGAAGACTTTGATGAGCTGTTAGATGAAGTTCACCATCGCGGAATGAAGCTGATTATGGATTTAGTTATTAACCATACTTCAGATGAACATCCTTGGTTTTTAGAATCTAGGTCTGCTAAAGAGAATCCATATCGTGATTATTATATCTGGCACGAAGGTAAAGATGGAAAAGAGCCAAACAACTGGGAATCTATTTTTAGCGGATCAGCTTGGGAGTTCGACGAAAAGACAAAAGAATATTACATGCACGTATTTTCTAAAAAACAGCCCGATTTAAACTGGGAAAACGAAAAAGTACGTCATGAGCTTTATGAAATGGTTAACTGGTGGTTAGATAAAGGAATTGACGGCTTTCGTGTAGATGCTATTTCGCATATTAAGAAAGTGGCCGGCTTCCCAGATCTGCCGAACCCTGAAAAGCTAGATTATGTGCCATCGTTTGAAGGGCATATGAATCGACCGGGAATTCAAGAACATTTAAAAGAGCTAAAAGAAAAAACGTTTGCCAAATACGATATTATGACGGTTGGAGAGGCAAATGGTGTAACATCGGACAGCGCAGATGAGTGGGTAGCTGAAGATGGCGGAAACTTCAATATGATTTTTCAGTTCGAGCATATGGGACTGTGGGATAAAGGAGAAGAAAAACCGCTTGATTTAATCGAGTTAAAAACAATTTTAACTAATTGGCAAAATGGTTTAGAAAAAATTAACGGCTGGAACGCTTTATATTTAGAAAATCATGACCAAATTCGTTCTGTAAATAAATTCGGCAGCACAGCTTACCGAGTGGAAAGTGCAAAGTGCTTAGCTGCACTATACTTTTTAATGAAAGGAACACCGTTTATTTATCAAGGACAAGAACTTGGAATGACCAATGTTAAATTTGATTCTATTGATGATTATGATGATGTTGGGATGATTAACTACTACCGTATTCAGCGTGAAAAAGGCGATTCACATGACGAGATTATGAAAGTTATTTGGGAAACAGGCCGCGATAACTCAAGGACGCCAATGCAGTGGAATACAGAAAAAAGTGCAGGATTTTCTACCGGAAACCCTTGGATGAAAGTGAACCCAAATTACGTAGACATTAACGTAGAAGAGCAGAAAAGTGATAAGAATTCGGTACTGAATTTTTACAAACAGCTCATTAAAATTAGAAAACAGCATGATGTGCTGGTGTATGGAACTTATAAGCTGTTGGCAGAAGAAGATTCCGCTATTTACGCGTATACGCGAACATTAGAAGGTAAAACCGCTGTTGTTATTTGTAATATGTCACCGAATAATCAAACGTTCGAGTTTCCTTCAGAGAGCTCATTTACAAACATAGAAGTGCTGATTCATAATTATCCGTTGGATAAAAACGAAACGCTTGAACAATGTACGCTGCACCCATATGAAACACGTGTATACTTACTTTCATAA
- a CDS encoding THUMP domain-containing class I SAM-dependent RNA methyltransferase, whose amino-acid sequence MAKYKIIATAAMGIEALVAKEVRALGYECEVDNGKVIFEGDELAIARCNLWLRTADRIKVQVGQFKARTFDELFEQTKALNWGDYLPVDAQFPVSGKSIKSKLFSVSDCQSIVKKAIVDSMKKHYNKTTGWLEETGSTFKIEVALLKDVATLTIDASGAGLHKRGYRVGQGEAPLKETLAAALIMLTPWNANRPFVDVFCGSGTIAIEAALIGQNIAPGFNRDFLSEEWPWMSASIWDKAREEAEDLANYDQVLDIAGHDIDHRMVKVAEQNAFEAGLGDLIQFKQMQVRDFTTPKEYGIIIGNPPYGERLSDRPSVEKMYAEMGEAFSKLDTWSIYMLTSHEQFEQYYGKKATKKRKLFNGFIKTDYYQYWGPRPPRNDQ is encoded by the coding sequence ATGGCGAAATATAAAATTATTGCAACAGCAGCAATGGGAATTGAAGCACTAGTCGCTAAAGAAGTGCGTGCTTTAGGATATGAATGTGAAGTAGATAATGGCAAGGTTATCTTTGAAGGAGACGAGCTTGCAATTGCTCGATGCAATTTATGGCTTCGTACAGCAGATCGAATTAAAGTACAGGTTGGACAGTTCAAAGCTCGTACGTTTGATGAGCTTTTTGAACAAACAAAAGCATTAAATTGGGGAGATTATTTGCCCGTAGATGCACAGTTTCCTGTATCGGGAAAATCAATTAAATCTAAATTGTTCAGCGTATCAGATTGTCAAAGCATTGTAAAAAAAGCAATTGTTGACAGCATGAAAAAACATTATAACAAAACAACAGGCTGGCTCGAAGAAACGGGGTCAACGTTTAAAATTGAAGTAGCGTTATTAAAAGATGTTGCTACATTAACAATTGACGCAAGCGGTGCAGGACTTCATAAGCGCGGTTACCGCGTAGGACAAGGGGAAGCTCCTTTAAAAGAAACGCTGGCAGCTGCTTTAATTATGCTAACGCCGTGGAATGCGAATCGTCCGTTTGTCGATGTTTTCTGCGGTTCTGGTACAATTGCTATCGAAGCAGCGCTTATCGGTCAAAATATTGCACCAGGATTTAATCGTGACTTCTTATCAGAAGAGTGGCCGTGGATGTCAGCAAGCATTTGGGACAAAGCGCGCGAAGAAGCAGAAGACTTAGCGAACTATGACCAAGTGCTAGATATTGCTGGTCATGATATTGACCATCGTATGGTAAAAGTAGCGGAGCAAAATGCATTTGAAGCTGGACTTGGAGATTTAATTCAATTTAAGCAAATGCAAGTGCGCGATTTTACGACGCCGAAAGAATATGGAATCATTATTGGTAACCCTCCGTACGGCGAACGTTTAAGCGATCGTCCTTCTGTTGAAAAAATGTACGCTGAAATGGGCGAAGCGTTTTCTAAGCTTGATACGTGGTCGATTTATATGCTTACATCTCATGAACAGTTTGAACAGTACTACGGTAAAAAAGCGACGAAAAAACGCAAATTGTTTAACGGATTTATTAAAACAGACTACTATCAGTACTGGGGACCTCGTCCTCCACGCAACGATCAATAA